A window of Acidobacteriota bacterium contains these coding sequences:
- a CDS encoding type II toxin-antitoxin system Phd/YefM family antitoxin, translating to MKTASITEAKNNLSKLIDGLRSGPVLITDRGRPVARLDAAAFSAAAEQDARIADLERRGVLLPAREPLPHDFYTRPLPKLPEPGSLLRALLDEREENR from the coding sequence ATGAAAACGGCGAGCATTACGGAGGCCAAAAACAACCTGAGCAAGCTCATTGATGGGCTGCGCAGCGGTCCGGTGCTGATCACCGACCGGGGCCGTCCGGTGGCGCGCCTCGATGCGGCGGCGTTCAGCGCGGCAGCGGAGCAAGATGCGCGGATTGCGGACCTGGAGCGGCGGGGCGTGCTGCTACCGGCGCGCGAGCCGTTGCCTCACGACTTCTATACGCGTCCGCTTCCCAAACTGCCGGAGCCGGGATCGCTGCTGCGGGCGCTTCTCGATGAGCGCGAGGAGAACCGATGA
- the nuoH gene encoding NADH-quinone oxidoreductase subunit NuoH, with translation MSNLAFFVVSLIKCLVILFILLTAVAYIQLAERKIVGRMQARVGPTRVGPFGLLQPAADAVKFILKEDVTPDTAHKFLYLLAPALAVVLALLSITVIPWGGIVHMFGYTIPLQITDINVGLLLILGVTSLGVYGIVLAGWSSNSKYSLLGALRGGSQMISYELALGLALIGPLILGGTLSLRGLVDAQTHIWFIVPEIVAFFIYLCAAFAETNRIPFDLPEAEGELGAGYHTEYSAMKFAMFFLAEYVNMITVSCVATIVFLGGWMGPLFGPAWLMAILPTIYFLIKVCFFLFLYIWVRGTLPRYRYDQLMAFGWKVLVPLALANVLVTSLVVALQ, from the coding sequence GTGTCGAACCTCGCTTTTTTCGTCGTCTCGCTGATCAAGTGCCTGGTGATCCTGTTCATTCTGCTCACCGCGGTGGCCTACATTCAGTTGGCCGAACGCAAAATTGTGGGCCGGATGCAGGCGCGCGTGGGGCCAACGCGGGTGGGGCCGTTCGGACTCTTGCAGCCGGCGGCCGATGCGGTGAAGTTCATCCTCAAAGAAGACGTCACGCCCGACACCGCGCACAAGTTCCTGTATCTGCTGGCGCCGGCGCTGGCGGTCGTGCTGGCGCTGCTGTCGATCACGGTGATTCCCTGGGGCGGCATCGTGCATATGTTCGGCTACACGATCCCGCTGCAGATCACCGACATTAACGTCGGGTTGCTGCTGATTCTGGGCGTAACGTCGCTGGGCGTGTACGGCATTGTGCTGGCGGGCTGGTCATCGAACAGCAAGTACTCGCTGCTGGGCGCGCTGCGCGGCGGCTCGCAGATGATCAGCTACGAGCTGGCGCTGGGGCTGGCGCTGATCGGGCCGCTGATTCTGGGTGGCACGCTGAGCCTGCGCGGGCTGGTGGACGCGCAGACGCACATCTGGTTTATCGTCCCGGAGATCGTGGCGTTTTTCATTTATCTGTGCGCCGCGTTTGCCGAGACCAACCGCATTCCGTTTGACCTGCCGGAAGCCGAAGGCGAGCTGGGCGCCGGTTACCACACCGAGTACAGCGCCATGAAGTTCGCCATGTTCTTCCTGGCCGAGTACGTGAACATGATCACCGTAAGCTGCGTAGCCACCATCGTGTTTCTGGGCGGCTGGATGGGGCCGCTGTTCGGGCCGGCGTGGCTGATGGCGATTCTGCCGACGATTTACTTCCTGATCAAGGTCTGTTTCTTCCTGTTCCTCTACATCTGGGTGCGCGGGACGCTGCCGCGCTACCGCTATGACCAGCTCATGGCCTTCGGCTGGAAAGTGCTGGTGCCGCTGGCGCTCGCCAACGTGCTGGTGACCAGTCTGGTGGTCGCGCTCCAGTGA
- a CDS encoding DEAD/DEAH box helicase, producing MLDRLAAAQFSTPTPVQAAALPPALAGQDVLATAQTGTGKTLAFLLPILQHLLPGASAARPHGLQALVLTPTRELAMQIVAQYELLRPRGLPPAALLVGGMNERPQLAALPPRGHARLAVATPGRLEDFLQRKLVSLTGISVLVLDEADRMLDVGFLPAIRRIVAAAPRERQTLCFSATMPPEVEELARAAMRKPQRLALGSVGKPVPSIQLDAYELGDGQKLSQLQDLLRRERGRCLVFARTKHGVDRLAKTLVRDGFAVAVIHGNRSQAQRTKALAGFQGGQFQILVATDVAARGIHVDDVAHVINYDLPEVADDFVHRVGRTGRAGGSGRASTFVTPGQRADLQRMEKQLGIRLQRCTVTAAPAVPTPLKPAAAGSPLARPRPAAARRDKRTARGPHEWVKQRGRRQAGSHRPRATRAAATIERPNL from the coding sequence ATTCTTGACCGCCTCGCGGCGGCCCAATTCTCAACCCCCACTCCGGTGCAGGCGGCGGCGCTGCCACCGGCGCTCGCCGGCCAGGACGTGCTGGCCACGGCGCAAACCGGCACCGGCAAAACGCTGGCGTTTTTGCTGCCGATACTCCAGCACTTGCTGCCAGGAGCCAGCGCCGCGCGGCCGCACGGCTTGCAGGCGCTGGTGCTCACCCCCACGCGCGAGCTGGCGATGCAGATCGTCGCGCAGTACGAGCTGTTGCGGCCGCGCGGGCTGCCGCCGGCGGCGCTGCTGGTGGGCGGCATGAACGAGCGTCCGCAACTCGCGGCGCTGCCGCCGCGCGGCCACGCACGCCTCGCGGTGGCGACGCCCGGGCGCCTCGAAGACTTTCTGCAGCGCAAGCTCGTCTCGCTCACCGGCATTAGCGTGCTGGTGCTCGATGAAGCCGACCGCATGCTCGATGTCGGCTTTCTGCCGGCGATCCGGCGCATTGTGGCGGCGGCGCCGCGCGAACGGCAAACGCTGTGCTTTTCCGCCACCATGCCGCCCGAGGTCGAGGAGCTGGCGCGGGCGGCCATGCGCAAGCCGCAGCGGCTGGCGCTGGGGTCGGTCGGCAAGCCCGTGCCTTCGATTCAGCTCGATGCCTACGAACTCGGCGATGGCCAGAAACTCAGTCAGCTGCAGGACCTGCTGCGGCGCGAGCGGGGGCGCTGCCTGGTCTTTGCGCGCACCAAGCACGGCGTCGACCGGCTGGCAAAAACGCTGGTGCGCGACGGCTTTGCCGTGGCGGTGATCCACGGCAATCGCTCGCAGGCGCAGCGCACCAAGGCGCTGGCCGGATTCCAGGGCGGGCAGTTTCAAATCCTGGTGGCCACCGACGTTGCCGCACGCGGCATTCACGTGGATGATGTAGCGCACGTCATCAACTACGACCTGCCCGAAGTCGCCGACGACTTCGTCCACCGCGTTGGCCGCACCGGCCGCGCCGGCGGCAGCGGCCGCGCCAGCACCTTCGTTACCCCTGGCCAGCGCGCCGACCTGCAGCGGATGGAAAAGCAGTTGGGCATCCGCCTGCAACGCTGCACCGTCACGGCGGCGCCGGCCGTGCCCACGCCCCTCAAGCCGGCAGCAGCGGGAAGCCCTCTTGCGCGGCCGCGGCCCGCAGCCGCTCGTCGAGACAAACGAACGGCAAGAGGTCCGCACGAGTGGGTGAAGCAACGAGGGCGGCGGCAAGCTGGATCGCATCGGCCGCGCGCAACGCGTGCTGCCGCAACAATCGAACGGCCAAACCTTTGA
- a CDS encoding PIN domain-containing protein, with protein sequence MRFWDASALSPLIVTDVFTARAEALMHQDEGMMVWWGSRVECASSLARREREGRLAAAESEASWRRLERMVVTWNEVAPNDDLRAESVRLLRRHSLRAADALQLAAAVLAAKTRPQPLDFVTFDERLADAAREEGFRIQGIR encoded by the coding sequence GTGAGATTCTGGGACGCATCCGCGCTGTCGCCTCTGATTGTTACCGACGTGTTCACCGCGCGGGCCGAAGCGTTGATGCACCAGGATGAGGGCATGATGGTCTGGTGGGGCAGCCGCGTCGAGTGCGCCAGCTCGCTGGCGCGGCGGGAACGCGAGGGACGGTTGGCAGCGGCCGAGAGCGAAGCTTCCTGGCGCCGCCTCGAACGCATGGTGGTCACGTGGAACGAGGTCGCACCCAATGACGACCTGCGCGCCGAATCCGTGCGGTTGCTGCGTCGTCATAGCTTGCGGGCGGCGGATGCGCTGCAGCTCGCGGCCGCGGTACTCGCTGCCAAAACCCGCCCACAGCCGCTCGACTTCGTCACCTTTGACGAGCGACTCGCGGACGCCGCGCGCGAGGAAGGTTTCCGAATTCAGGGAATTCGCTGA
- the nuoF gene encoding NADH oxidoreductase (quinone) subunit F, with product MSTQAHPLETRVVSRRFDQADAYTLQGYLASDGFKALDKAFAMQPEAIIEEVKKSGLRGRGGAGFPTGMKWSFVPKQSPREKYVLCNADESEPGTCKDRLILEYDPFSIIEGMLIAGLAIGARRGYIYIRGEYRYLLDRMEKALEEARAAGYVGKNIRGRGFDFDIYAHTGAGAYECGEESALMESLEGKRGIPRLKPPFPAVSGYLGGPTVINNVETLASVPHILLHGGEWFAAFGPPKNGGTRLFCLSGHVNQQGVWELPLGFPLRRLIEELGGGMRNGAKLKAVVPGGSSTPLLPADVAWNVNLDFDSMAKVGTFLGSGGVVVLDETTCMVKFALRIMQFYRHESCGWCVPCREGTNWLQTSLTRFHNGGGREADIALMQEVSQNILGHTFCALGDAAAMPTISILQHWRQEFVDHLAGKPCPFGAKTAVAVGAH from the coding sequence ATGAGCACGCAAGCGCATCCGCTCGAAACGCGCGTGGTCAGCCGGCGCTTCGATCAGGCCGACGCCTACACACTGCAAGGCTATTTAGCCTCAGACGGTTTCAAGGCGCTGGACAAAGCCTTTGCCATGCAGCCGGAGGCGATCATTGAAGAGGTCAAGAAATCCGGACTGCGCGGACGCGGCGGCGCGGGCTTCCCTACCGGCATGAAGTGGTCGTTCGTGCCCAAGCAGTCGCCGCGCGAAAAGTACGTGCTCTGCAACGCCGATGAGAGCGAGCCGGGCACGTGCAAGGACCGGCTGATTCTGGAGTACGACCCTTTTTCGATCATCGAAGGCATGCTGATCGCCGGCCTCGCCATCGGCGCGCGGCGCGGCTACATCTACATCCGGGGCGAGTACCGCTATCTGCTCGACCGGATGGAGAAGGCGCTGGAAGAAGCGCGCGCGGCGGGCTACGTGGGCAAGAACATCCGCGGGCGCGGCTTCGATTTCGACATTTACGCCCACACCGGCGCGGGCGCCTACGAGTGCGGCGAGGAATCGGCGCTGATGGAGTCGCTCGAAGGCAAGCGCGGCATTCCGCGCCTGAAGCCGCCGTTTCCGGCGGTGAGCGGCTATCTGGGCGGGCCGACGGTGATCAACAACGTCGAGACGCTGGCCTCGGTGCCGCACATTCTGCTGCACGGCGGCGAGTGGTTTGCGGCCTTTGGGCCGCCGAAAAACGGCGGCACGCGGCTGTTTTGCCTCTCGGGCCATGTGAACCAGCAGGGCGTGTGGGAGCTGCCGCTGGGCTTCCCGCTGCGGCGGCTGATCGAGGAGCTGGGCGGTGGGATGCGCAACGGCGCCAAGTTGAAGGCGGTGGTTCCGGGCGGATCGTCGACGCCACTGCTGCCCGCCGATGTGGCCTGGAACGTCAATCTGGATTTTGATTCGATGGCCAAGGTGGGGACGTTTCTGGGCTCCGGCGGCGTGGTGGTGCTGGACGAAACGACCTGCATGGTGAAGTTCGCGCTGCGGATCATGCAGTTTTACCGGCATGAATCCTGCGGCTGGTGCGTGCCCTGCCGCGAGGGCACCAACTGGCTGCAGACCTCGCTCACCCGCTTCCATAACGGCGGCGGGCGCGAAGCCGACATCGCACTGATGCAGGAGGTCTCGCAGAACATTCTGGGGCACACCTTCTGCGCCTTGGGCGATGCCGCGGCGATGCCGACGATTTCGATTTTGCAGCACTGGCGGCAGGAGTTTGTGGACCACTTGGCGGGGAAGCCCTGTCCGTTTGGAGCGAAAACCGCCGTCGCGGTGGGAGCGCACTGA
- a CDS encoding type II toxin-antitoxin system prevent-host-death family antitoxin produces MKRASISEAKNNLSALIDGLRSGNGVLITDRGRPVARLEPVRAGDLSEDEALAALVRDGLVTPRKHAPSETWLREPPIKVAGVDLTAALLEERREGR; encoded by the coding sequence ATGAAGCGCGCGAGCATTTCCGAGGCTAAAAACAACCTCAGCGCCCTGATCGACGGGCTGCGTTCCGGCAACGGGGTGCTGATCACCGACCGGGGGCGCCCGGTGGCGCGGCTGGAACCGGTGCGGGCCGGCGACCTTAGCGAGGATGAAGCTTTGGCGGCGTTAGTCCGCGATGGCCTGGTCACGCCACGCAAGCATGCACCTTCCGAAACGTGGCTGCGCGAGCCTCCGATCAAGGTGGCGGGGGTTGACCTGACCGCTGCGCTGCTGGAGGAGAGGCGCGAGGGCAGGTGA
- a CDS encoding NADH-quinone oxidoreductase subunit J: protein MQMTLFLIFAALALAGAINLLVQRHPIYSALSLVTVMGALAVEYLILGAEFIAFIQVIVYAGAIMVLFVFVIMVLNAGEVQRESKSKVAALMGIPVLILFAIVLLVRVSTDFAGRNLGFGTYIVQTGPIGESLFHDFLLPFEVTSVLFLVGVLGAVVLAARQEKRAPAAVSAEPEEKEEAAGVAAGK, encoded by the coding sequence ATGCAGATGACGCTATTTCTGATTTTTGCGGCGCTGGCGCTGGCGGGCGCGATCAACCTGCTCGTGCAGCGGCACCCCATCTACAGCGCCCTGTCGCTGGTGACGGTGATGGGCGCGCTGGCGGTCGAGTATCTGATTCTGGGCGCGGAGTTCATCGCCTTCATTCAGGTCATCGTCTACGCGGGCGCCATCATGGTGCTGTTCGTGTTCGTGATCATGGTGCTGAACGCGGGCGAGGTGCAGCGCGAGTCGAAAAGTAAAGTCGCGGCGCTGATGGGCATTCCGGTGCTGATCCTGTTCGCCATCGTGCTGCTGGTGCGCGTAAGCACGGACTTTGCCGGCCGCAACCTCGGCTTTGGCACCTATATCGTGCAGACCGGCCCGATTGGCGAGAGCCTGTTTCATGATTTCCTGCTGCCGTTTGAAGTGACCTCGGTGCTGTTCCTGGTCGGCGTGCTGGGCGCGGTGGTGCTCGCGGCGCGGCAGGAGAAGCGCGCCCCCGCCGCCGTCAGCGCCGAACCCGAAGAAAAGGAGGAAGCGGCCGGCGTCGCCGCCGGCAAATAG
- the nuoG gene encoding NADH dehydrogenase (quinone) subunit G — MADVHFTVNGKALTAPAGTLLIEACKQAHIEVPSFCYYPNLSLQAACRMCLVEIEKMPKLQTACTVVVTEGMNVNTDSETVHKARKSAIEFILTNHPLDCPVCDAGGECELQDMTFKYGAEKSRFVEPKRHREEQQWSPVVYFDRPRCILCYRCVRVCGEGMDVWALGVSNRGINATIIPNHQDHLECEECGNCIDICPVGALTSGAYRYQTRPWEMEHVGAICTFCGDGCKTTLGVRNDRVVRGDNRDKSGINGDFLCVKGRYGLDFTQHKDRLTQPLLRMGGELKPVSWAFALQTIAEKWKEIGKGNVGVIGSTRALNEEAYTLRKFAREVLGTPHLDHHRTADFPTLLSNAKSFATMSDLKTAPVVLLVGGNPTDEHPLVAWNIRWGYRLHKTRLYVLNRNEIKLRRQAYRYARVESEAAAIQFLNGKGKAAGAPLTGVGEASEKRWPQTPVSEPQTLDESLQDFRARLQQEQDVIMVISPDIAGDDLRQLIAFGNGLSGTTRYMLLGDNSNSRGASDMGLYPGEGGMNLEQMVNGSLPALYVAGANPFRLYPQTRDSLGQRFLVVQDLFLTETAQAADVVLPALSAYEKSGTITNTCGELQLQRRGGGFEGAKSDLEILYKLAIAMGADWGAANPERTLQEIRQQVPGYNVSLAKLMSGEAVLTGAGGKREEGKGGTLAPNHDTLFTAGTLGRYSATLNQVLERHLPDVTEAEEKTR; from the coding sequence ATGGCTGATGTTCATTTCACGGTTAATGGCAAAGCGCTCACCGCGCCCGCCGGCACGCTGCTGATTGAGGCCTGCAAGCAGGCGCACATCGAAGTGCCGTCGTTCTGCTATTACCCGAACCTGTCGCTGCAGGCGGCGTGCCGCATGTGCCTGGTCGAAATCGAGAAGATGCCCAAGCTGCAGACCGCCTGCACGGTGGTTGTCACTGAGGGCATGAACGTAAACACTGACAGCGAGACGGTACACAAGGCGCGCAAGTCGGCGATCGAGTTCATTTTGACCAACCATCCGCTCGACTGCCCGGTGTGCGATGCCGGCGGCGAGTGCGAACTGCAGGACATGACCTTCAAGTACGGAGCGGAGAAATCCCGCTTCGTCGAGCCCAAGCGGCACCGCGAGGAGCAGCAATGGTCGCCGGTGGTGTACTTCGACCGGCCGCGCTGCATCCTCTGCTACCGCTGCGTGCGGGTGTGCGGCGAGGGCATGGACGTGTGGGCGCTGGGGGTGTCAAATCGCGGGATCAACGCGACCATCATTCCCAACCACCAGGACCATCTTGAGTGCGAAGAGTGCGGCAACTGCATTGACATCTGCCCGGTGGGCGCGCTCACCAGCGGCGCGTACCGCTACCAGACGCGGCCGTGGGAAATGGAGCATGTGGGCGCCATCTGCACTTTCTGCGGCGATGGCTGCAAGACGACGCTGGGGGTGCGCAACGACCGCGTGGTGCGGGGCGACAACCGCGACAAGAGCGGCATCAACGGCGATTTTCTGTGCGTCAAGGGCCGCTATGGCCTCGACTTCACGCAGCACAAGGACCGCCTGACGCAGCCGCTGCTGCGCATGGGCGGCGAGCTGAAACCGGTGAGCTGGGCGTTTGCGCTGCAGACGATTGCCGAGAAGTGGAAGGAAATCGGTAAAGGCAACGTGGGCGTGATCGGCTCGACGCGCGCGCTCAACGAAGAGGCGTATACGCTGCGCAAGTTCGCACGCGAAGTGCTGGGGACGCCGCACCTCGACCATCACCGCACCGCCGACTTCCCTACCCTGCTCAGTAACGCAAAGTCGTTCGCCACCATGAGCGACCTCAAGACGGCGCCGGTGGTGCTGCTGGTGGGCGGCAACCCGACCGATGAGCATCCGCTGGTGGCGTGGAATATCCGCTGGGGCTACCGGCTGCACAAGACGCGGCTGTACGTGCTGAACCGCAATGAGATCAAGCTGCGGCGGCAGGCGTACCGCTACGCGCGGGTCGAGAGCGAAGCCGCAGCAATTCAGTTCCTGAACGGCAAGGGCAAAGCCGCAGGGGCGCCGCTGACCGGCGTGGGGGAAGCCAGCGAAAAGCGCTGGCCGCAGACGCCGGTGTCAGAACCGCAGACGCTCGATGAGAGCCTGCAGGATTTCCGCGCCCGCCTGCAGCAGGAGCAGGACGTGATCATGGTGATCTCGCCCGACATTGCCGGTGACGATCTGCGGCAGCTTATCGCATTCGGCAACGGCCTCAGCGGGACCACGCGCTACATGCTGCTGGGCGACAACAGCAACTCCCGCGGTGCGTCAGACATGGGGCTGTACCCCGGCGAAGGCGGCATGAACCTGGAGCAGATGGTGAACGGCAGCCTGCCCGCGCTGTATGTGGCCGGCGCCAACCCTTTCCGCCTCTACCCGCAGACGCGCGACAGCCTGGGGCAAAGATTCCTCGTAGTGCAGGACCTCTTCCTGACCGAAACCGCGCAGGCGGCGGATGTGGTGCTGCCGGCGCTTTCGGCTTACGAAAAATCCGGAACCATCACCAATACCTGCGGCGAACTGCAGCTTCAGCGCCGGGGCGGAGGGTTCGAGGGCGCCAAGAGCGATCTGGAAATTCTGTATAAGCTCGCCATCGCCATGGGTGCGGACTGGGGCGCGGCGAATCCGGAGCGGACGCTGCAGGAGATCCGGCAGCAGGTGCCCGGCTACAACGTCTCGCTGGCTAAATTAATGTCCGGCGAAGCGGTGCTGACTGGGGCGGGAGGGAAGAGGGAAGAGGGAAAAGGGGGCACGCTGGCGCCTAATCACGATACCTTGTTCACCGCCGGTACGTTGGGCCGCTACTCGGCCACGCTCAACCAGGTGCTGGAGCGGCATTTGCCGGACGTCACCGAGGCAGAGGAGAAAACCCGCTAG
- a CDS encoding NAD(P)H-dependent oxidoreductase subunit E codes for MPTPFSQGLEQKFADLMGRYPARRSALVPMLMYAQDELGYLTPAAIARIAELLGESEMAVREVIGYYSMLRTEKAGKYHVQVCTNISCLLRGGEELYEHCQKRLGIGNKQTAADGVFSLEEVECLGACSWAPAVQINYDFHQELTPERLDQILDAYRERAVQGA; via the coding sequence ATGCCAACACCGTTTAGTCAAGGACTGGAGCAAAAATTCGCGGACCTCATGGGCCGGTATCCGGCGCGGCGGTCGGCGCTGGTGCCGATGCTGATGTACGCGCAGGATGAGCTGGGCTACCTGACGCCGGCGGCGATTGCCCGCATTGCGGAGCTGCTGGGCGAGAGCGAGATGGCGGTGCGCGAGGTGATTGGCTACTACTCCATGCTGCGCACGGAAAAAGCAGGCAAGTACCACGTGCAGGTGTGCACCAACATCAGTTGCCTGCTGCGCGGCGGCGAGGAGCTGTACGAGCATTGCCAGAAGCGGCTGGGGATCGGCAACAAGCAGACGGCCGCGGACGGGGTGTTTTCGCTGGAGGAAGTCGAATGCCTGGGGGCATGCTCGTGGGCGCCGGCGGTGCAGATCAACTATGACTTTCATCAGGAGCTGACGCCGGAGCGGCTGGACCAGATACTCGATGCCTATCGCGAGCGGGCGGTGCAGGGGGCATGA
- the nuoK gene encoding NADH-quinone oxidoreductase subunit NuoK, protein MVPLSWYLILSAILFCLGIAGFLFKQDIITVFISIELMLNGVNLAFVAFSHALHQIAGNVFVFFVMVVAAAEAAVGLAIIIAVVRNRNTLAVDELSRLRD, encoded by the coding sequence ATGGTTCCCCTTTCCTGGTACTTGATTCTCAGCGCCATCCTCTTCTGCCTCGGAATTGCCGGCTTTCTTTTTAAGCAAGACATCATTACGGTTTTCATCTCGATCGAGCTGATGCTGAACGGCGTGAACTTGGCGTTTGTGGCCTTCAGCCACGCCCTCCATCAGATTGCGGGCAACGTCTTCGTCTTTTTCGTAATGGTCGTTGCCGCCGCCGAAGCGGCCGTGGGCCTCGCGATCATCATTGCGGTGGTTCGCAACCGCAACACCCTCGCCGTGGATGAGCTTTCGAGGCTTCGAGATTAG
- a CDS encoding NADH-quinone oxidoreductase subunit D — MATTFEPVAGEQGQDRSRNLIMNMGPQHPSTHGVLRMVLELDGEVIVKARPDIGYLHTGIEKSAESKFYQQVVTLTDRIDYLAPLCNNLAYVLAVEKLLQLEIPRRAQWTRVLLTELTRLNSHLVWLGTHALDIGAMTVFLYCFREREELLKIFEMFSGQRMMTSYFRVGGLALEPPLGWAERINKFLATFPGHIDEYEALLTKNNIWVGRTKDIGYLSPEDCIAWGVTGPCLRAVGLASDLRKTSPYSSYEEFQFDVPTRTEGDVYARYLVRIAEMRESVKIIRQAIDGMPEGAWKVDAPGIVLPDRDQMKYSIESLIYHFKIVTEGFKAPRGEAYQAIEGPRGQMGYYVVSDGGPKPYRCHMRSASFANLQALPKMIEGRLLADVVAIIGSIDIVLGDVDR; from the coding sequence ATGGCGACCACGTTTGAGCCGGTAGCGGGCGAGCAGGGGCAGGACCGCAGCCGCAACCTGATCATGAACATGGGGCCGCAGCACCCCTCCACGCATGGCGTGCTGCGCATGGTCCTGGAGCTGGATGGCGAGGTCATCGTCAAGGCGCGGCCCGACATCGGTTATCTGCATACCGGCATTGAGAAATCGGCGGAGTCGAAGTTTTACCAGCAGGTCGTCACCCTCACCGACCGGATTGATTACCTGGCGCCGCTGTGCAACAACCTGGCCTACGTGCTGGCGGTGGAAAAGCTCCTGCAACTTGAAATTCCGCGGCGGGCGCAGTGGACGCGGGTGCTGCTGACGGAGCTGACGCGGCTCAACAGCCATCTGGTTTGGCTGGGCACGCACGCGCTCGACATCGGCGCCATGACGGTGTTCCTGTACTGCTTCCGCGAGCGCGAGGAGCTGCTGAAAATTTTCGAAATGTTCAGCGGGCAGCGGATGATGACCTCGTACTTCCGCGTGGGCGGGCTGGCGCTGGAGCCGCCGCTGGGCTGGGCGGAGCGGATCAACAAGTTTCTGGCGACCTTCCCCGGCCACATCGACGAATACGAAGCGCTGCTGACGAAGAACAACATCTGGGTCGGGCGCACCAAGGACATCGGCTATCTTTCGCCGGAGGATTGCATCGCCTGGGGCGTGACCGGCCCGTGCCTGCGGGCGGTGGGGCTGGCGAGCGATCTGCGCAAAACCTCGCCGTATTCGTCGTACGAAGAGTTTCAGTTTGACGTGCCCACGCGCACCGAGGGCGATGTCTATGCCCGCTACCTGGTGCGCATTGCGGAAATGCGCGAGAGCGTGAAGATCATCCGGCAGGCGATTGACGGCATGCCGGAAGGCGCATGGAAGGTCGATGCGCCGGGCATTGTGCTGCCCGACCGCGACCAGATGAAGTACTCGATCGAGAGCCTCATCTACCACTTCAAGATCGTGACCGAAGGCTTCAAAGCGCCGCGCGGCGAGGCCTACCAGGCGATAGAAGGGCCGCGCGGCCAGATGGGCTATTACGTCGTTTCCGATGGCGGGCCGAAGCCGTACCGCTGCCACATGCGTTCGGCGTCGTTCGCCAACTTGCAGGCGCTGCCCAAGATGATCGAGGGGCGGTTGCTGGCGGACGTAGTGGCGATTATCGGGAGCATTGATATTGTGCTGGGGGATGTGGACCGGTGA
- a CDS encoding NADH-quinone oxidoreductase subunit A gives MPPSYMASYLPILIQLVLAIGLASIIITLSYLIGQHKRTAVKGGAYECGITPVGDAEHRFSVKFYLVAIIFILFDIEAVFLIPWAIEMKKLKLFGFFEMLVYVAIVLAGFYYIWTKGVIDWNRPERASED, from the coding sequence ATGCCTCCGTCCTACATGGCCAGCTATCTGCCGATCCTGATCCAGCTTGTGCTGGCGATCGGGCTGGCGTCGATCATCATCACGCTGTCGTACCTGATCGGCCAGCACAAGCGCACGGCGGTGAAGGGCGGAGCCTATGAATGCGGCATCACGCCGGTGGGTGATGCCGAGCACCGCTTTTCGGTGAAGTTCTACCTGGTGGCGATCATCTTTATTTTGTTCGACATTGAGGCCGTATTCCTGATTCCCTGGGCGATTGAGATGAAGAAGCTGAAGCTGTTCGGCTTCTTCGAGATGCTGGTGTACGTGGCCATCGTACTGGCCGGGTTCTACTACATCTGGACCAAGGGCGTGATCGACTGGAACCGGCCGGAGCGAGCCTCAGAAGATTAA
- a CDS encoding NADH-quinone oxidoreductase subunit C — protein sequence MNEQATITTTPGEWRALAERLRGEGFDQLCDLTCVDWYPEADRFEVVCQLHNTRTFQWQRIKTRCGEANPPATLATIWPSANWFEREVFDLFGVRFVGHPDLTRMMLPDDFEGHPLRKDYPVEGYR from the coding sequence ATGAACGAACAGGCCACCATCACCACCACCCCCGGCGAGTGGCGTGCCCTCGCCGAGCGTCTGCGCGGCGAGGGATTCGATCAGCTCTGCGATCTGACCTGCGTGGACTGGTATCCGGAAGCGGACCGGTTCGAGGTCGTCTGCCAGCTTCACAACACCAGGACCTTCCAGTGGCAGCGAATCAAGACGCGCTGCGGCGAAGCCAACCCACCGGCGACGCTGGCGACAATTTGGCCGTCGGCGAACTGGTTTGAGCGCGAGGTGTTCGATCTGTTTGGGGTGCGGTTTGTGGGGCATCCGGATTTGACGCGGATGATGCTGCCGGACGATTTCGAGGGGCATCCGCTGCGCAAGGATTATCCGGTGGAGGGCTACCGGTAA